The following are from one region of the Bremerella sp. JC817 genome:
- a CDS encoding sulfatase-like hydrolase/transferase — translation MIRFAILSFAAIALLSCLSFEASAKDPPRPNVIFVMADDMGWGQTGYRNHPVLKTPNLDSMANNGLRFERFYAGCCVCSPTRASVLTGRSPDRCGVLSHGYALRHQEKTIAQALKDAGYVTGHFGKWHLDGLRGPGAPILKDDPYSPGHFGFDEWLSVTNFFDLDPLMSRNGEFEQKKGDSSDIIVAEAIEFLKKHKDGGEPMFTVIWYGTPHSPFKALDDDKVPFGNLKVDSENHYGELAAMDRSIGTLRSALRELEIAHNTLLVFCSDNGGLPRIEPDTVGGLRGNKGTVYEGGLRVPAIIEWPSVIQPRITEYPACTMDLFPTVADILALPEDVFVQPLDGVSLKPLLNEEVGSRVRPIPFRFQKQAAWVDNDWKLVTTKRDQGAAFELYHLKSDPHEETNLAREKPEMLAKLKAGYKAWNEAVEASFAGKDYAEGRLNEADPEPHSWTEDPRYEPYLSEWENRWEFRPYIKRSKKK, via the coding sequence ATGATTCGTTTCGCGATCTTAAGCTTTGCTGCTATTGCCCTGCTCTCTTGCTTAAGCTTCGAGGCATCGGCCAAAGATCCGCCACGGCCGAATGTCATCTTCGTGATGGCCGACGACATGGGCTGGGGACAAACAGGCTATCGCAATCATCCCGTTTTGAAGACCCCGAATCTCGATTCGATGGCGAACAACGGTTTGCGATTCGAACGCTTCTATGCAGGCTGCTGCGTTTGCTCGCCGACCCGAGCCAGCGTCCTGACCGGTCGATCGCCCGACCGCTGTGGTGTGCTTTCGCATGGCTACGCATTGCGGCATCAGGAAAAGACAATTGCTCAAGCGTTGAAAGACGCCGGTTACGTCACTGGTCACTTCGGTAAGTGGCACCTAGATGGCCTGCGCGGCCCAGGGGCTCCGATCTTGAAAGACGATCCTTACAGCCCAGGTCACTTCGGTTTTGACGAATGGCTTTCGGTCACCAACTTCTTCGATCTCGATCCACTGATGAGCCGTAATGGCGAGTTTGAGCAGAAGAAGGGAGATTCGTCCGACATCATCGTGGCCGAGGCGATTGAGTTCTTGAAGAAGCACAAAGATGGTGGCGAGCCGATGTTCACGGTTATCTGGTATGGCACGCCGCACAGTCCTTTCAAAGCACTGGACGACGACAAAGTTCCGTTCGGTAACTTGAAGGTCGACTCCGAGAACCACTATGGCGAACTCGCCGCGATGGACCGCAGCATCGGCACGCTTCGGTCTGCCCTGCGCGAACTGGAGATCGCCCACAATACGCTGCTTGTCTTTTGCAGCGACAACGGCGGCTTGCCACGCATCGAACCTGACACGGTCGGTGGACTGCGTGGCAACAAGGGAACCGTTTATGAAGGTGGCTTGCGTGTTCCGGCCATCATCGAATGGCCTTCGGTCATTCAGCCTCGTATCACCGAATATCCTGCGTGCACGATGGATCTGTTTCCGACGGTCGCCGATATTCTGGCGTTGCCGGAAGATGTCTTTGTGCAGCCTTTGGACGGTGTCAGCTTGAAGCCACTTCTGAATGAGGAAGTCGGGTCGCGCGTGCGACCGATTCCGTTTCGATTCCAGAAGCAAGCGGCCTGGGTCGACAACGACTGGAAGCTGGTCACCACGAAACGAGATCAAGGAGCCGCCTTCGAGCTTTACCACTTGAAGTCCGATCCCCATGAAGAGACGAATCTCGCCCGCGAGAAGCCTGAGATGCTTGCCAAGCTGAAAGCAGGCTACAAAGCGTGGAACGAAGCCGTGGAAGCAAGCTTCGCGGGAAAAGACTACGCCGAAGGTAGACTTAACGAGGCCGACCCTGAGCCTCACTCGTGGACAGAAGATCCTCGTTACGAACCTTACCTGAGCGAATGGGAAAACCGCTGGGAATTTCGTCCCTACATCAAACGCTCGAAAAAGAAATAA
- a CDS encoding sigma-70 family RNA polymerase sigma factor, whose amino-acid sequence MPHEPSERTPLEDVAQDERYADFLAYFSADCDRLHAYIYSLLPHHADADDVFQRCSILLWKKFDTFDQQRDFLSWACGVAFYEVKNFLRTTQRDRLQFSESLLDLLAEKRQEDLSKGADHLAALRQCVKKLTEHQQQLVWKAYSGAMTTAELAAASGRSAQTLYNQLATIRRKLAQCVQMRLAATGEDA is encoded by the coding sequence ATGCCGCACGAACCATCAGAACGCACTCCTCTGGAAGATGTCGCTCAAGACGAGCGATATGCGGACTTCCTCGCCTATTTCTCGGCGGACTGCGATCGGCTGCACGCGTACATTTATTCGCTGCTGCCCCACCATGCCGATGCGGACGATGTGTTTCAGCGGTGCAGCATTTTGCTGTGGAAGAAGTTCGATACATTCGATCAACAACGAGATTTCTTATCGTGGGCCTGCGGGGTGGCATTTTACGAAGTGAAAAACTTCCTTCGCACTACCCAACGCGACCGGCTTCAGTTCAGCGAATCGTTACTCGATTTGTTGGCGGAAAAGCGGCAAGAAGATCTTTCCAAAGGTGCCGATCACCTGGCTGCGCTGCGACAATGCGTGAAGAAGCTGACCGAGCATCAACAGCAGTTAGTCTGGAAAGCCTATAGCGGTGCGATGACCACCGCCGAGTTGGCCGCCGCCTCAGGTCGTTCGGCCCAGACCCTTTACAATCAGTTGGCAACCATTCGCCGCAAGCTGGCCCAATGTGTCCAGATGCGACTCGCCGCCACAGGAGAGGACGCATGA
- a CDS encoding DUF1559 domain-containing protein: MVSRSAQIARRGFTLVELLVVIAIIGVLIALLLPAVQQAREAARRSQCTNNLKQIGLAVHNFHDTFGELPPSRIKYEYLGWSAVILPFMEQTSLYDQIDLKVRYKDQTTVVQQASISGYVCPSRHSPGDQTTEVQAINVDNGAVWDYASVCGPSGDNSIIRQVGREKGMIVVAKGDQNAYETQTNFASVTDGLSNTIMIGERHIHNDKLRNENTGHDGPILSGWAYTTMRAAGTDYPLAQHKRDNVGGVEHLVFGSFHPGIVNFVMGDASVQSIQVNIDETNLGRLANREDGQVIDVSF, encoded by the coding sequence ATGGTATCTCGATCTGCTCAGATCGCCCGTCGCGGCTTCACGCTCGTCGAACTTCTTGTTGTGATTGCCATCATTGGTGTATTGATTGCTCTGCTCTTGCCGGCCGTGCAACAGGCTCGCGAAGCGGCTCGCCGTTCGCAATGCACCAACAACCTGAAACAAATCGGTCTCGCCGTCCATAACTTCCACGATACGTTCGGCGAGTTGCCACCATCTCGTATCAAGTACGAATACCTTGGCTGGTCCGCGGTCATTCTGCCGTTCATGGAACAAACGAGCCTGTACGATCAAATCGACTTGAAGGTCCGCTACAAAGACCAGACCACCGTCGTTCAACAGGCCAGCATCTCAGGCTATGTTTGCCCCAGCCGCCATTCCCCTGGCGACCAGACCACCGAAGTCCAAGCCATCAACGTCGACAATGGCGCGGTCTGGGACTACGCCAGCGTCTGCGGTCCCAGCGGCGACAACTCGATCATCCGCCAGGTCGGCCGCGAGAAAGGGATGATCGTCGTAGCGAAGGGTGATCAAAATGCCTACGAAACGCAGACCAACTTCGCCTCGGTCACCGATGGCTTGTCGAACACCATCATGATCGGTGAACGCCACATTCATAACGACAAGCTGCGTAACGAAAACACCGGGCACGATGGTCCGATTCTCAGTGGCTGGGCCTATACCACGATGCGTGCGGCTGGGACCGACTATCCCTTGGCCCAGCACAAACGCGACAACGTGGGCGGGGTCGAGCACCTTGTATTTGGTAGCTTCCACCCAGGCATCGTGAACTTTGTGATGGGAGACGCGAGCGTTCAATCGATCCAAGTGAACATCGACGAAACGAATCTTGGCCGACTGGCCAATCGTGAAGATGGTCAGGTCATCGACGTCTCGTTCTAA